A DNA window from Hordeum vulgare subsp. vulgare chromosome 1H, MorexV3_pseudomolecules_assembly, whole genome shotgun sequence contains the following coding sequences:
- the LOC123429886 gene encoding uncharacterized protein LOC123429886 isoform X2, whose product MAAPWRAAALVMLGVVGLAAGPRGCAAQPVVLASYGQPKLSLRPYDWTYLRVDLPASFSSITMNFATDRDIPREHLQDLPRSDLAIICLMTANPPIPDISDYYLDNLLSNFLAVGSFGNTNNQSILAQCIPFQKNTTIVLTNGQISPGIWYIGYFNGLGPARTQSKMISRGRALSVSTSITVEGCPTSALWGPYCNQTIETIGCSQFSRYNNSRDLLGLTINTRKILKTRENTRRTSFLSRSNHPIGHQLESNRTSLVGVENLVTCAISNDSLCLRQGDMKFYFLDVVNQALQFEITAANFRVPQSASLICYLRCNAFPQRDLHDYSGDISSAPLVIKLPNIGRWYIAIEILNKTQMRNTTAAMLDTICFSFDWQVTGCLNGKTGINCSWEAYVLQRVPKRNPSVPFESYYVPTDERALLEYTHFSLEKFLTNSSFEQFAWTYFFLDVPQGSAGALIRVQLKSDKELNYELYSKYNGLPSNDSWDYYASRTSSSNSSVFYSLQNSTDSDMDLSIFYAKEGTWCFGVKHPNYTSNSQTYMSISLQGCHRNCNQKGVCHASVDESGLTFYSFCTCDRDHGGFDCSNELVSPNGHIRQSVFLIASNAAAILPAFWALRQKFLDFWLSFMAVVGTFIYMATIKEASKRAMHTVVFILTAILAATGATRSANIGIVVAIGSFGLLIGWILEFSTARRFICCSWQINLSVPHRWPNLVALFWNTLEMLNKRFRWLYLLFGFITLSFAALSWKLESNSSYWIWHSMWHITIYTSSFFFLCSMRVNMANHSPEATYELTRQDTLPRTESSEA is encoded by the exons CCCAGGGAGCACTTACAAGATCTTCCGAGAAGTGATCTTGCTATCATCTGTTTGATGACTGCCAACCCTCCTATTCCCGATATATCTGATTATTATTTGGACAATTTAT TATCAAACTTTCTTGCTGTTGGATCTTTTGGCAATACGAATAACCAATCAATTCTGGCTCAGTGCATACCATTTCAGAAGAACACAACGATAGTGTTAACAAATGGCCAG ATATCGCCAGGGATTTGGTACATTGGTTACTTCAATGGCCTTGGACCTGCTCGCACACAATCAAAGATG ATTAGCCGAGGGAGAGCACTGTCAGTGAGCACTAGCATTACTGTAGAAGGATGTCCTACTTCAGCACTATGGGGACCCTACTGCAACCAAACTATTGAAACTATTGGTTGTTCTCAGTTTTCAAGATATAACAACTCAAGAGATCTTTTAGGTCTGACTATCAACACccgaaaaatattgaaaactagaGAAAATACTAGACGTACCAGCTTCTTATCAAGGTCGAACCATCCAATAGGACATCAGCTCGAGTCCAACCGTACTAGCTTAGTGGGAGTGGAGAATTTGGTCACTTGTGCCATTTCAAATGACTCACTATGCCTTAGGCAAGGCGATATGAAGTTTTACTTCTTGGATGTAGTCAACCAAGCACTGCAATTTGAAATTACAGCTGCAAATTTTAGAGTACCCCAAAGTGCATCCTTAATCTGTTATCTGCGCTGCAACGCCTTCCCTCAGAGAGATTTGCATGATTATTCAGGTGATATTAGCAGTGCTCCCTTGGTTATAAAGCTGCCAAATATTGGACGATGGTATATCGCAATTGAGATTCTGAACAAAACACAGATGAGAAATACAACCGCAGCTATGCTGGATACAATTTGTTTCTCATTTGATTGGCAAGTAACTGGATGTCTGAATGGAAAAACTGGAATCAACTGTTCATGGGAAGCATATGTGCTACAG AGAGTTCCTAAAAGAAATCCTTCTGTTCCTTTTGAGTCATATTATGTTCCTACTGATGAGAGGGCATTGCTGGAATATACTCACTTCTCGCTCGAAAAGTTCTTAACCAACTCATCCTTTGAGCAATTTGCATGGACTTATTTCTTTTTGGATGTTCCCCAAGGTTCAGCAGGTGCACTTATTCGTGTCCAGCTAAAGTCagataaagaattgaattatgagCTGTACTCAAAATATAATGGTCTACCATCAAATGATAGTTGGGATTATTATGCAAGCAGGACAAGCAGCAGTAACAGTTCAGTATTCTATTCGCTACAGAATTCCACGGATTCAGACATGGATCTATCTATTTTCTATGCCAAGGAGGGAACTTGGTGCTTTGGAGTCAAGCATCCAAATTATACCTCAAATTCTCAGACATATATGTCTATATCTCTTCAGGGATGCCATAGAAATTGTAACcagaaaggtgtttgtcatgcTTCAGTTGATGAAAGTGGGTTAACGTTCTACAG CTTCTGCACTTGTGATCGTGATCATGGTGGGTTCGATTGCAGTAATGAATTAGTTTCACCTAATG GGCACATCAGGCAGTCTGTCTTTCTAATCGCATCAAATGCTGCAGCAATTTTACCTGCCTTCTGGGCCCTCCGGCAAAAG TTTTTGGACTTCTGGCTTTCATTCATGGCTGTTGTTGGTACATTCATATATATGGCTACAATTAAAGAAGCTTCAAAGCGAGCAATGCATACTGTTGTGTTTATTCTGACAGCTATTTTAGCTGCAACTGGTGCCACTAG ATCTGCCAATATTGGTATCGTCGTTGCTATTGGTTCATTTGGCCTGCTTATTGGATGGATATTGGAATTCTCTACCGCACGAAGATTTATATGCTGCTCGTGGCAAATTAACCTCAGTGTGCCCCATAG ATGGCCAAACCTCGTGGCTTTGTTCTGGAATACTCTGGAGATGCTGAACAAGCGGTTCCGTTGGTTGTATTTACTTTTTGGTTTCATTACATTATCTTTTGCAGCTTTAAGCTGGAAGCTAGAATCAAATAGTAGCTATTGGATTTGGCACAG TATGTGGCACATAACTATCTATACATCTTCATTCTTCTTCTTATGTTCAATGCGTGTCAACATGGCGAATCATAGTCCGGAGGCAACCTATGAGTTGACCAGGCAAGATACCTTGCCAAGGACAGAGTCAAGTGAGGCCTAA
- the LOC123429886 gene encoding uncharacterized protein LOC123429886 isoform X1, which produces MAAPWRAAALVMLGVVGLAAGPRGCAAQPVVLASYGQPKLSLRPYDWTYLRVDLPASFSSITMNFATDRDIPREHLQDLPRSDLAIICLMTANPPIPDISDYYLDNLLSNFLAVGSFGNTNNQSILAQCIPFQKNTTIVLTNGQISPGIWYIGYFNGLGPARTQSKMISRGRALSVSTSITVEGCPTSALWGPYCNQTIETIGCSQFSRYNNSRDLLGLTINTRKILKTRENTRRTSFLSRSNHPIGHQLESNRTSLVGVENLVTCAISNDSLCLRQGDMKFYFLDVVNQALQFEITAANFRVPQSASLICYLRCNAFPQRDLHDYSGDISSAPLVIKLPNIGRWYIAIEILNKTQMRNTTAAMLDTICFSFDWQVTGCLNGKTGINCSWEAYVLQRVPKRNPSVPFESYYVPTDERALLEYTHFSLEKFLTNSSFEQFAWTYFFLDVPQGSAGALIRVQLKSDKELNYELYSKYNGLPSNDSWDYYASRTSSSNSSVFYSLQNSTDSDMDLSIFYAKEGTWCFGVKHPNYTSNSQTYMSISLQGCHRNCNQKGVCHASVDESGLTFYSFCTCDRDHGGFDCSNELVSPNGHIRQSVFLIASNAAAILPAFWALRQKAFAEWILYTSSGISSALYHSCDVGTWCILSFRVLQFLDFWLSFMAVVGTFIYMATIKEASKRAMHTVVFILTAILAATGATRSANIGIVVAIGSFGLLIGWILEFSTARRFICCSWQINLSVPHRWPNLVALFWNTLEMLNKRFRWLYLLFGFITLSFAALSWKLESNSSYWIWHSMWHITIYTSSFFFLCSMRVNMANHSPEATYELTRQDTLPRTESSEA; this is translated from the exons CCCAGGGAGCACTTACAAGATCTTCCGAGAAGTGATCTTGCTATCATCTGTTTGATGACTGCCAACCCTCCTATTCCCGATATATCTGATTATTATTTGGACAATTTAT TATCAAACTTTCTTGCTGTTGGATCTTTTGGCAATACGAATAACCAATCAATTCTGGCTCAGTGCATACCATTTCAGAAGAACACAACGATAGTGTTAACAAATGGCCAG ATATCGCCAGGGATTTGGTACATTGGTTACTTCAATGGCCTTGGACCTGCTCGCACACAATCAAAGATG ATTAGCCGAGGGAGAGCACTGTCAGTGAGCACTAGCATTACTGTAGAAGGATGTCCTACTTCAGCACTATGGGGACCCTACTGCAACCAAACTATTGAAACTATTGGTTGTTCTCAGTTTTCAAGATATAACAACTCAAGAGATCTTTTAGGTCTGACTATCAACACccgaaaaatattgaaaactagaGAAAATACTAGACGTACCAGCTTCTTATCAAGGTCGAACCATCCAATAGGACATCAGCTCGAGTCCAACCGTACTAGCTTAGTGGGAGTGGAGAATTTGGTCACTTGTGCCATTTCAAATGACTCACTATGCCTTAGGCAAGGCGATATGAAGTTTTACTTCTTGGATGTAGTCAACCAAGCACTGCAATTTGAAATTACAGCTGCAAATTTTAGAGTACCCCAAAGTGCATCCTTAATCTGTTATCTGCGCTGCAACGCCTTCCCTCAGAGAGATTTGCATGATTATTCAGGTGATATTAGCAGTGCTCCCTTGGTTATAAAGCTGCCAAATATTGGACGATGGTATATCGCAATTGAGATTCTGAACAAAACACAGATGAGAAATACAACCGCAGCTATGCTGGATACAATTTGTTTCTCATTTGATTGGCAAGTAACTGGATGTCTGAATGGAAAAACTGGAATCAACTGTTCATGGGAAGCATATGTGCTACAG AGAGTTCCTAAAAGAAATCCTTCTGTTCCTTTTGAGTCATATTATGTTCCTACTGATGAGAGGGCATTGCTGGAATATACTCACTTCTCGCTCGAAAAGTTCTTAACCAACTCATCCTTTGAGCAATTTGCATGGACTTATTTCTTTTTGGATGTTCCCCAAGGTTCAGCAGGTGCACTTATTCGTGTCCAGCTAAAGTCagataaagaattgaattatgagCTGTACTCAAAATATAATGGTCTACCATCAAATGATAGTTGGGATTATTATGCAAGCAGGACAAGCAGCAGTAACAGTTCAGTATTCTATTCGCTACAGAATTCCACGGATTCAGACATGGATCTATCTATTTTCTATGCCAAGGAGGGAACTTGGTGCTTTGGAGTCAAGCATCCAAATTATACCTCAAATTCTCAGACATATATGTCTATATCTCTTCAGGGATGCCATAGAAATTGTAACcagaaaggtgtttgtcatgcTTCAGTTGATGAAAGTGGGTTAACGTTCTACAG CTTCTGCACTTGTGATCGTGATCATGGTGGGTTCGATTGCAGTAATGAATTAGTTTCACCTAATG GGCACATCAGGCAGTCTGTCTTTCTAATCGCATCAAATGCTGCAGCAATTTTACCTGCCTTCTGGGCCCTCCGGCAAAAG GCGTTCGCCGAATGGATTCTTTACACGTCTAGTGGAATTTCTAGTGCCTTGTACCATTCATGTGATGTGGGCACCTGGTGCATACTATCTTTTCGTGTATTACAG TTTTTGGACTTCTGGCTTTCATTCATGGCTGTTGTTGGTACATTCATATATATGGCTACAATTAAAGAAGCTTCAAAGCGAGCAATGCATACTGTTGTGTTTATTCTGACAGCTATTTTAGCTGCAACTGGTGCCACTAG ATCTGCCAATATTGGTATCGTCGTTGCTATTGGTTCATTTGGCCTGCTTATTGGATGGATATTGGAATTCTCTACCGCACGAAGATTTATATGCTGCTCGTGGCAAATTAACCTCAGTGTGCCCCATAG ATGGCCAAACCTCGTGGCTTTGTTCTGGAATACTCTGGAGATGCTGAACAAGCGGTTCCGTTGGTTGTATTTACTTTTTGGTTTCATTACATTATCTTTTGCAGCTTTAAGCTGGAAGCTAGAATCAAATAGTAGCTATTGGATTTGGCACAG TATGTGGCACATAACTATCTATACATCTTCATTCTTCTTCTTATGTTCAATGCGTGTCAACATGGCGAATCATAGTCCGGAGGCAACCTATGAGTTGACCAGGCAAGATACCTTGCCAAGGACAGAGTCAAGTGAGGCCTAA
- the LOC123429886 gene encoding uncharacterized protein LOC123429886 isoform X3 — translation MAAPWRAAALVMLGVVGLAAGPRGCAAQPVVLASYGQPKLSLRPYDWTYLRVDLPASFSSITMNFATDRDIPREHLQDLPRSDLAIICLMTANPPIPDISDYYLDNLLSNFLAVGSFGNTNNQSILAQCIPFQKNTTIVLTNGQISPGIWYIGYFNGLGPARTQSKMISRGRALSVSTSITVEGCPTSALWGPYCNQTIETIGCSQFSRYNNSRDLLGLTINTRKILKTRENTRRTSFLSRSNHPIGHQLESNRTSLVGVENLVTCAISNDSLCLRQGDMKFYFLDVVNQALQFEITAANFRVPQSASLICYLRCNAFPQRDLHDYSGDISSAPLVIKLPNIGRWYIAIEILNKTQMRNTTAAMLDTICFSFDWQVTGCLNGKTGINCSWEAYVLQRVPKRNPSVPFESYYVPTDERALLEYTHFSLEKFLTNSSFEQFAWTYFFLDVPQGSAGALIRVQLKSDKELNYELYSKYNGLPSNDSWDYYASRTSSSNSSVFYSLQNSTDSDMDLSIFYAKEGTWCFGVKHPNYTSNSQTYMSISLQGCHRNCNQKGVCHASVDESGLTFYSFCTCDRDHGGFDCSNELVSPNGHIRQSVFLIASNAAAILPAFWALRQKAFAEWILYTSSGISSALYHSCDVGTWCILSFRVLQLYYCNYVPPVISKGPIWEIHNLVEGCKQGTLLSYCALQTRCIQWIFFHCEMVFQWTVKPPCWDKRHQEITQVHRKCLPQYKLDKHMKYLSEYKLS, via the exons CCCAGGGAGCACTTACAAGATCTTCCGAGAAGTGATCTTGCTATCATCTGTTTGATGACTGCCAACCCTCCTATTCCCGATATATCTGATTATTATTTGGACAATTTAT TATCAAACTTTCTTGCTGTTGGATCTTTTGGCAATACGAATAACCAATCAATTCTGGCTCAGTGCATACCATTTCAGAAGAACACAACGATAGTGTTAACAAATGGCCAG ATATCGCCAGGGATTTGGTACATTGGTTACTTCAATGGCCTTGGACCTGCTCGCACACAATCAAAGATG ATTAGCCGAGGGAGAGCACTGTCAGTGAGCACTAGCATTACTGTAGAAGGATGTCCTACTTCAGCACTATGGGGACCCTACTGCAACCAAACTATTGAAACTATTGGTTGTTCTCAGTTTTCAAGATATAACAACTCAAGAGATCTTTTAGGTCTGACTATCAACACccgaaaaatattgaaaactagaGAAAATACTAGACGTACCAGCTTCTTATCAAGGTCGAACCATCCAATAGGACATCAGCTCGAGTCCAACCGTACTAGCTTAGTGGGAGTGGAGAATTTGGTCACTTGTGCCATTTCAAATGACTCACTATGCCTTAGGCAAGGCGATATGAAGTTTTACTTCTTGGATGTAGTCAACCAAGCACTGCAATTTGAAATTACAGCTGCAAATTTTAGAGTACCCCAAAGTGCATCCTTAATCTGTTATCTGCGCTGCAACGCCTTCCCTCAGAGAGATTTGCATGATTATTCAGGTGATATTAGCAGTGCTCCCTTGGTTATAAAGCTGCCAAATATTGGACGATGGTATATCGCAATTGAGATTCTGAACAAAACACAGATGAGAAATACAACCGCAGCTATGCTGGATACAATTTGTTTCTCATTTGATTGGCAAGTAACTGGATGTCTGAATGGAAAAACTGGAATCAACTGTTCATGGGAAGCATATGTGCTACAG AGAGTTCCTAAAAGAAATCCTTCTGTTCCTTTTGAGTCATATTATGTTCCTACTGATGAGAGGGCATTGCTGGAATATACTCACTTCTCGCTCGAAAAGTTCTTAACCAACTCATCCTTTGAGCAATTTGCATGGACTTATTTCTTTTTGGATGTTCCCCAAGGTTCAGCAGGTGCACTTATTCGTGTCCAGCTAAAGTCagataaagaattgaattatgagCTGTACTCAAAATATAATGGTCTACCATCAAATGATAGTTGGGATTATTATGCAAGCAGGACAAGCAGCAGTAACAGTTCAGTATTCTATTCGCTACAGAATTCCACGGATTCAGACATGGATCTATCTATTTTCTATGCCAAGGAGGGAACTTGGTGCTTTGGAGTCAAGCATCCAAATTATACCTCAAATTCTCAGACATATATGTCTATATCTCTTCAGGGATGCCATAGAAATTGTAACcagaaaggtgtttgtcatgcTTCAGTTGATGAAAGTGGGTTAACGTTCTACAG CTTCTGCACTTGTGATCGTGATCATGGTGGGTTCGATTGCAGTAATGAATTAGTTTCACCTAATG GGCACATCAGGCAGTCTGTCTTTCTAATCGCATCAAATGCTGCAGCAATTTTACCTGCCTTCTGGGCCCTCCGGCAAAAG GCGTTCGCCGAATGGATTCTTTACACGTCTAGTGGAATTTCTAGTGCCTTGTACCATTCATGTGATGTGGGCACCTGGTGCATACTATCTTTTCGTGTATTACAG CTATACTACTGCAACTATGTACCACCAGTCATATCCAAAGGACCCATTTGGGAAATCCACAATCTTGTAGAAGGCTGTAAGCAAGGTACCCTTTTAAGTTATTGTGCACTACAAACCCGCTGTATACAGTGGATATTTTTCCATTGTGAGATGGTGTTTCAGTGGACAGTAAAACCCCCTTGCTGGGATAAGCGACATCAAGAGATCACACAAGTACACAGGAAATGTCTCCCTCAATACAAACTTGATAAACACATGAAATACCTCTCTGAATACAAACTCTCATGA